The genomic stretch GTACTTTTCTCGCAATTGATGAATTGATAGGTTGTTTAAGGGGGGATAAAGACAGGATAAATTCAAATGCAGATAATAAAAAAGATATTCTTCTCGGGCAAAGAGTTATATTTGCGATGGTTCAATCGCATATTGAAAACTCAAGAATTATTGATCTAGAGGAGATTGATCCCCAAATGAAAATCGAAGCGATTACTAACGGAAAATTTGCTTAAATGAAACTGGTAGCCATAATTCCTGCCCGCGGAGGATCTAAAAGGTTGCCAAGAAAAAATATTCTTGATCTTAATGGGTATCCTTTAATTTCCTACCCAATAAAAGCCGCGATTGAATCACAAATATTTGAAAGCGTAATCGTTTCAACGGAAGATAGTGAAATTGCTGAAATTTCTAAAAAATTTGGTGCTGAGGTATTTAATCGTCCGATAGAATTTGCTCAAGATACTTCAACAGTAGCGCAGGTGTGTTTAAGCGTAATTGACCAAATTGATGTTGAAAATTTTTGCTGTATTTATGCTACGGCAGCGCTGCTAACACCCAAGACAATTGTAGATTCTTATCAAATGTATGCAAATGATGAGTCTACGAATTATTTAATGGGCGTTTCAGGGTACAACTACTCTCCTGTTCAAGCTTTGAGAATGGACAAGGAAGGTGAGTTATCTTATTTGATGCCAGAGTATGTAGGGATTCAATCGCAGTATTACCCAAAATTAGTTGTAAGTAACGGCACATTTGTTTGGGCTTATGCGCAACAGTTTAAAGTTGATAAATTGTTTTATAGTCCGAGATTAAAAGGATATGTAGTGCCTGAAGGTGAGGTCTGTGATTTGGATTCACTTGAGGATTTTGAGCGCATGAAGATTAAATATTTGGATGTTAATAAGTAAAAAAATCTCAGGGTAGGATTAATATAAATATTGAATCCGAATAACCAGCATTAATAATGCAATGCGGGAAAAAATAAGAAAAATATAACTAACTTTTTACAAAATATTCGTAAAGTTGATTAATTAAATATTATTTCAAGTTAGATGTTTAAAGTAAGTAGGTAAATATGAAGTCAATAAATGAAAATATTTTAGTAATTGTTGCCCATACCGATGATGAGGCAATTGGATTGGGCGGAACATTGGCAAGACATGCAAAAGAAGGCGCAAATATTTTCGGCTTATCAATGACAAATGGGGTAGACGC from Polynucleobacter sp. AP-Jannik-300A-C4 encodes the following:
- a CDS encoding cytidylyltransferase domain-containing protein, which produces MKLVAIIPARGGSKRLPRKNILDLNGYPLISYPIKAAIESQIFESVIVSTEDSEIAEISKKFGAEVFNRPIEFAQDTSTVAQVCLSVIDQIDVENFCCIYATAALLTPKTIVDSYQMYANDESTNYLMGVSGYNYSPVQALRMDKEGELSYLMPEYVGIQSQYYPKLVVSNGTFVWAYAQQFKVDKLFYSPRLKGYVVPEGEVCDLDSLEDFERMKIKYLDVNK